The proteins below are encoded in one region of Sideroxydans lithotrophicus ES-1:
- a CDS encoding ATP-binding response regulator, which translates to MERTLLLVDDEENITSALVRLLRRDGYCILRANSGDAGLELLRQNEVGVIISDQRMPGMTGVEFLGKVRDLYPDTVRIVLSGYTELNSVTDAINRGAIYKFFTKPWEDDLLRANVEEAFQRYEMKMENVRLTAELQRANEELLSINHQLEQRVEEKTREVMRNLSILQVSQEVLEHLPVAVIGIGDDGMIAIANMSAHRIFTDVGNKAMVGEAATEVLPAELLACALVGECRKQQGSFPHGPDGKHANYWCCPMGEISHSRGVVIVIDVEP; encoded by the coding sequence ATGGAGCGCACGCTGCTGCTGGTTGATGACGAAGAGAACATCACTTCCGCGCTTGTGCGGTTGCTGCGGCGGGACGGATATTGCATCCTGCGGGCTAACAGCGGCGATGCCGGGCTGGAATTGCTGCGCCAGAACGAGGTCGGCGTGATCATTTCCGACCAGCGCATGCCCGGTATGACTGGTGTTGAGTTTCTGGGCAAGGTGCGCGACCTGTATCCGGATACGGTGCGTATCGTCCTGAGCGGTTACACCGAACTCAATTCGGTGACCGACGCCATCAATCGCGGCGCGATATACAAATTCTTCACCAAGCCATGGGAGGACGACCTGCTGCGGGCCAACGTGGAAGAGGCATTCCAGCGCTACGAGATGAAGATGGAGAATGTGCGACTGACTGCCGAACTCCAGAGGGCGAATGAAGAGCTGCTCAGTATCAATCATCAGCTAGAGCAGCGTGTCGAGGAAAAGACGCGCGAAGTGATGCGTAACCTGAGCATCCTCCAGGTGTCGCAGGAGGTGCTGGAGCATCTGCCGGTGGCGGTAATCGGCATCGGTGACGACGGCATGATCGCAATCGCCAACATGAGTGCGCACCGGATATTTACAGACGTCGGCAACAAGGCCATGGTGGGCGAAGCGGCAACCGAAGTTCTCCCGGCCGAATTGCTTGCTTGTGCCTTGGTCGGTGAATGTCGCAAGCAACAAGGCAGCTTTCCGCACGGCCCTGATGGCAAGCACGCGAATTACTGGTGTTGCCCGATGGGCGAGATATCGCATTCGAGGGGAGTGGTTATCGTCATCGATGTCGAACCATAG
- a CDS encoding HDOD domain-containing protein: MDKSVILDKLHQLPAMPLVVREVMDSFRNANVGSAIMGHKIALDQGLSAKVLRVANSSFYGLEREVGSIQDAVMVLGFDTVRSLVVSAGFTRAFPPSKDTLFDRHAYWMRGIRVATYTEALAQCLGGGRQLSFTAGLFHDVGQLVLSICIPEAFADILAQQKSSGTDLLEIEHAVLGFDHAEIGADMARRWNFPAAIEHGIHYWRTPEKEHFEPITAMVHVAVQMESGLSGDALMGSLPEELIERLQMSWQRIEACMPEPEQLEAVVDLMLET; encoded by the coding sequence ATGGATAAGAGCGTAATCCTGGACAAACTGCATCAGCTACCCGCCATGCCGCTGGTGGTGAGGGAGGTGATGGACAGCTTCAGAAATGCCAATGTGGGCAGCGCCATCATGGGGCACAAGATTGCGCTCGACCAAGGGTTGAGCGCAAAAGTGCTGCGAGTGGCCAATTCCTCGTTTTATGGATTGGAGCGAGAAGTCGGATCAATACAGGATGCGGTGATGGTGCTGGGATTCGATACCGTTCGCTCGCTGGTGGTTTCGGCGGGTTTCACGCGCGCTTTTCCGCCATCCAAAGACACCTTGTTCGATCGCCATGCTTACTGGATGCGCGGCATTCGGGTAGCGACTTACACTGAGGCGCTGGCCCAATGCCTTGGAGGAGGAAGACAGCTGTCATTTACCGCCGGACTGTTCCATGATGTCGGCCAGCTCGTGCTGAGCATCTGCATCCCGGAAGCTTTCGCCGACATATTGGCGCAGCAGAAATCTTCCGGGACGGATCTGCTCGAGATAGAGCATGCTGTGCTGGGTTTTGATCATGCCGAGATCGGCGCTGACATGGCCAGGCGCTGGAACTTCCCGGCGGCGATCGAACATGGCATCCATTATTGGCGCACGCCGGAAAAGGAGCACTTCGAGCCGATCACAGCCATGGTGCACGTGGCTGTGCAGATGGAGAGCGGTCTGAGTGGGGATGCCTTGATGGGTAGCCTGCCTGAAGAGTTGATCGAACGCCTGCAGATGAGTTGGCAACGCATCGAGGCATGTATGCCTGAGCCGGAGCAGTTGGAAGCTGTGGTCGATTTGATGCTGGAAACATAG
- a CDS encoding putative bifunctional diguanylate cyclase/phosphodiesterase, whose amino-acid sequence MERTLLLVDDEVDVGAALERLLRHDGYRILRATSALEGLELLEQHKVGVIISDQRMPGMSGVEFLTRVYELYPDTIRIVLSGSADFDSVTGAINRGAIYKFFTKPWDNEALRVDVMEAFWRHELAQEKERLLQEIQSANVLLSQLNLELASAMEHKDSQIKRIAHYDSLTALPNRLLFLDRLDQEVARANRDDQMVAVLSLDLDRFKKVNESFGHPVGDQLLQTVAKKLSSQIRACDTVARIADDEFAIVLTGVKATHAAGEVAQKILDSFAHSPISISDSEVFITLSIGISIYPVDGVNTTALLKSADTALHQAKREGRNNFQYYTVQMNATSWQRLKLETELRQALARNEFELHYQPKVDMDCNKIVGMEALLRWQSAERGLVTPAEFIPLLEETGLILPVGEWVLREACKQARAWQDAGIPDVHIAVNLSSLQFRQPDFAGSVLKIMQEHGLDPAMNGIELELTESLLLDNVARTIDTLNTLHEAGIRFSIDDFGTGYSSLSYLKRFPISSLKIDQSFVQDLSSNRDDESIVSAIIALGRSLGLSVIAEGVETAEQSAQLRRMGCDGMQGYLFSRPVPVAEMTYLLQNSANLFPAGA is encoded by the coding sequence GTGGAACGTACTTTGTTGCTGGTTGACGATGAGGTCGATGTTGGCGCCGCCCTGGAGCGCCTGCTCAGGCACGACGGCTACAGGATCCTGCGTGCGACCAGCGCTCTGGAAGGCCTGGAATTGCTGGAACAACACAAGGTGGGTGTGATCATTTCGGATCAACGCATGCCCGGCATGTCCGGCGTGGAGTTCCTGACCCGGGTATATGAGCTGTATCCAGACACCATCCGGATCGTCCTGAGCGGTTCCGCCGATTTCGATTCGGTGACTGGTGCCATCAATCGCGGGGCTATATACAAATTCTTCACCAAGCCATGGGACAACGAAGCTTTGCGCGTCGATGTGATGGAGGCGTTCTGGCGTCATGAATTGGCTCAGGAGAAAGAACGCCTGTTGCAGGAGATCCAGAGTGCAAATGTGCTGTTGTCGCAGCTCAACCTGGAACTGGCGTCGGCAATGGAGCACAAGGACAGCCAGATCAAGCGTATCGCACATTACGATTCATTGACGGCGCTGCCCAATCGCCTGCTTTTCCTCGATCGTCTCGACCAGGAGGTCGCCCGGGCGAACCGGGATGACCAGATGGTTGCCGTGCTGTCGCTCGACCTGGACCGGTTCAAGAAGGTCAACGAGTCATTCGGGCATCCTGTCGGGGATCAGTTGCTGCAAACGGTGGCCAAAAAGTTGAGCAGCCAGATACGTGCATGCGATACCGTGGCGCGCATCGCCGACGACGAATTTGCCATCGTATTGACTGGCGTGAAAGCTACGCATGCCGCCGGTGAAGTGGCACAGAAGATCCTGGATTCGTTCGCACACAGCCCCATATCGATAAGCGACAGTGAAGTTTTCATCACTTTGAGCATAGGCATCAGCATATACCCGGTAGACGGAGTGAATACGACAGCTCTGCTCAAAAGTGCGGACACGGCGTTACACCAGGCAAAAAGAGAAGGGCGCAACAACTTCCAGTACTACACCGTTCAGATGAACGCCACTTCATGGCAACGTTTGAAGCTGGAGACTGAACTGCGCCAGGCACTGGCGCGCAACGAGTTCGAGCTCCATTACCAGCCCAAGGTGGACATGGATTGCAACAAGATCGTCGGCATGGAAGCCCTGTTGCGTTGGCAAAGTGCAGAGCGGGGTCTTGTCACTCCAGCCGAGTTCATTCCGTTGCTGGAAGAGACGGGCCTGATTCTCCCGGTGGGAGAGTGGGTGTTGCGTGAAGCGTGCAAGCAGGCACGAGCCTGGCAGGATGCCGGCATCCCCGATGTGCACATCGCGGTCAACCTGTCTTCGCTGCAATTCAGGCAGCCTGATTTTGCCGGTTCTGTCCTGAAGATCATGCAGGAGCATGGTCTGGACCCGGCAATGAATGGGATCGAGCTGGAACTGACCGAAAGTCTGTTGCTGGATAATGTGGCAAGAACGATCGATACGCTGAATACCCTGCATGAAGCAGGTATCCGGTTTTCCATCGACGATTTTGGCACCGGTTATTCCAGCCTCAGCTATCTGAAACGTTTCCCGATAAGCAGTCTCAAGATCGACCAGTCGTTCGTGCAAGACCTGTCCAGCAACCGGGACGACGAATCGATCGTGTCTGCCATCATCGCATTGGGGCGCAGCCTCGGTTTGAGTGTGATCGCCGAAGGAGTGGAAACCGCAGAGCAATCGGCGCAATTGCGCCGGATGGGATGCGACGGAATGCAGGGTTACTTGTTCAGCCGTCCGGTACCCGTTGCCGAGATGACCTATCTGCTGCAAAACAGCGCGAATCTTTTTCCAGCGGGGGCCTGA
- a CDS encoding HD domain-containing phosphohydrolase produces MSDMHETTSSPSLEGNTSTLLFVDDEANVLSSLKRLFHPCGYRILTAASGMQGLEIMQREAVDLVISDMRMPEMSGAQFLEQVNERWPETVRILLTGHAELTATIDAINKGHIYRYIAKPWEDNDLVLSIRQALHQKQLEKTNQGLEALTRRQNEELKELNANLEEKVRARTEEVRQTMGFLEVANEKLKQGFITSIRVFSNLIEMREGALAGHSQRVAELSRKIAQKMGLKEAEAQDVFLAALLHDVGKIGLPDYLLEKPFASLSSEERLEVSKHPIKGQAALMALEQLNGAAKLIRSHHERFDGLGYPDRLQGLEIPLGARIIALANEYDAAQIGMLLSKRLKQADALLFIQEGRGVRYDPAVADAFMSVMRSVSKADTHVVELALHLEQIRPGMMLSRDLTTRQGDLLLSREHVLDTPLIEQIRSFEYLGEKLTIYVYDK; encoded by the coding sequence ATGAGCGACATGCACGAGACAACGTCATCACCGTCCCTGGAAGGAAATACCTCAACCTTGTTGTTCGTCGACGACGAGGCCAATGTCCTGTCATCGCTGAAGCGCCTGTTCCATCCTTGCGGTTACCGCATATTGACGGCTGCAAGCGGCATGCAGGGCCTGGAGATCATGCAGCGCGAAGCTGTCGACCTGGTGATCTCGGATATGCGCATGCCGGAGATGAGCGGGGCGCAGTTTCTGGAACAGGTCAACGAACGCTGGCCGGAAACGGTGCGCATCCTGCTGACTGGCCATGCGGAATTGACTGCAACCATCGATGCCATCAACAAGGGGCATATCTATCGCTACATAGCCAAACCTTGGGAAGACAACGACCTTGTGTTGTCCATCCGGCAGGCGTTGCATCAAAAACAACTGGAAAAGACGAATCAGGGCCTGGAAGCGCTGACGCGCAGGCAGAACGAGGAGCTGAAAGAGCTGAACGCCAACCTCGAAGAGAAGGTCAGGGCGCGCACCGAGGAAGTGCGACAGACCATGGGGTTCCTGGAAGTGGCCAACGAGAAACTCAAGCAGGGCTTCATCACTTCGATCCGGGTCTTCTCCAACCTGATCGAGATGCGCGAAGGCGCCTTGGCTGGGCACTCGCAACGGGTCGCCGAACTGTCCAGAAAGATCGCCCAGAAGATGGGATTGAAGGAGGCGGAGGCCCAGGATGTGTTTCTCGCGGCGTTATTGCACGATGTCGGCAAGATCGGCCTGCCGGACTACCTGCTGGAAAAACCGTTCGCCAGCCTGAGCAGCGAAGAACGGTTGGAGGTGAGCAAGCATCCAATCAAGGGGCAGGCTGCGCTGATGGCGCTGGAGCAGTTGAATGGCGCGGCCAAGCTGATACGCAGTCATCATGAGCGTTTCGATGGGCTGGGGTATCCCGACAGGTTGCAAGGACTGGAGATTCCCTTGGGTGCGCGGATCATCGCGCTTGCCAACGAATATGATGCGGCGCAGATCGGCATGCTGTTGAGCAAGCGACTGAAGCAGGCCGATGCCCTGCTGTTCATCCAGGAAGGGCGGGGGGTACGCTACGATCCGGCGGTGGCGGACGCTTTCATGAGCGTGATGAGGTCGGTCAGCAAGGCAGATACACATGTTGTGGAACTGGCACTTCATCTGGAACAGATCCGGCCCGGGATGATGCTGTCACGAGATCTGACGACCAGGCAAGGCGATCTGTTGCTGTCCAGGGAGCACGTGCTGGACACTCCCCTGATCGAGCAGATCAGGAGTTTCGAGTATCTCGGAGAAAAACTGACCATCTATGTCTATGACAAATAG
- a CDS encoding HPP family protein yields the protein MKITEYFQKMRGTTRGGPPRVSTSEIIWSWIGGFLGIAAVAWVNRLFLEGTDLSLMIGSFGATAVLIYGAIRSPLAQPRNLLGGHILSAIVGVTCWKLFHQYPWFAEAMAVSTAIALMHLTRTLHPPGAATSLIAVIGSEGIHKLGYLYVLIPSTLGPLIMLLVALLVNNIPESRRYPEIWF from the coding sequence TTGAAAATCACCGAATACTTTCAAAAGATGCGCGGCACCACGCGCGGCGGGCCGCCAAGAGTAAGCACCTCCGAGATCATTTGGTCCTGGATCGGCGGCTTCCTGGGTATAGCTGCGGTAGCCTGGGTCAATCGTCTATTTCTTGAAGGAACCGACCTGTCCTTGATGATCGGTTCCTTTGGTGCCACCGCTGTACTTATCTACGGCGCTATCCGCAGTCCCCTGGCGCAGCCGCGCAACCTGCTGGGCGGACACATCCTGTCAGCGATCGTGGGTGTCACCTGCTGGAAACTGTTCCACCAGTATCCCTGGTTTGCGGAAGCGATGGCGGTAAGCACTGCGATCGCGCTCATGCATCTCACCCGAACGTTGCATCCCCCCGGTGCCGCCACCAGTCTGATCGCAGTGATCGGTTCTGAGGGCATCCACAAGCTGGGATATTTGTATGTGCTGATACCCTCCACCCTAGGGCCCCTCATCATGCTGCTGGTAGCGCTACTGGTTAACAACATTCCGGAATCGAGGCGGTATCCGGAGATTTGGTTCTGA
- a CDS encoding CBS domain-containing protein: MNSTSKEDPKNNYSTNEVAEVELVDEDILDAMQHIPGYLDITTEDFRTIYHLAHRHALARLFAKFKACNLMRTGIEPLSPDMYLDEAIKAIVRSGLKSLPVVDEKGCVTGMLTETDFLRRLKVDTFLELLLDMLDDDFEFQHRCHETHVKEAMTSPAITVTKDAGFGEVITAFHQHDGRSTPIVDSDGRLLGILLRKDFIAAFNLEYLR; the protein is encoded by the coding sequence ATGAATAGCACTTCAAAAGAAGATCCAAAGAATAACTATTCGACAAATGAAGTTGCGGAAGTCGAACTGGTCGACGAGGATATTCTGGATGCGATGCAGCACATCCCAGGCTACCTCGACATCACCACAGAAGATTTCAGGACGATCTACCACTTGGCCCATCGGCATGCATTAGCGCGTCTCTTCGCCAAGTTCAAAGCCTGCAATCTCATGCGCACAGGTATCGAGCCTTTATCTCCCGACATGTATCTCGACGAGGCGATCAAAGCCATCGTTCGTTCCGGCCTGAAGAGTCTGCCGGTAGTGGATGAAAAAGGCTGTGTCACAGGCATGCTGACCGAAACCGATTTCTTGCGGCGGCTAAAGGTAGATACCTTCCTGGAGTTGCTGCTGGACATGCTTGATGACGACTTCGAATTCCAGCACCGCTGTCATGAGACGCACGTCAAGGAAGCGATGACCTCCCCGGCGATAACGGTGACCAAAGATGCCGGTTTCGGGGAGGTCATTACTGCCTTCCACCAGCATGACGGCCGCAGCACCCCTATCGTGGACAGCGACGGCCGCCTGCTTGGCATACTGTTGCGCAAGGACTTCATTGCCGCATTTAACCTGGAATATCTGCGTTGA
- a CDS encoding bacteriohemerythrin — MMLAAAAEKFETFVWDDKFNTGVETVDEQHHKLVDLINQLGAISTHQSGTNELDDILNELASYTAYHFSVEEKLMKQSGVDAAHQDAHLKAHQHFTAQVLLAAKILMDGADVSSQMVPSLLKYLTNWLVQHILGADKRMTQEVLALQAGASHEEATRKATDFMTQASNVLLEALNEMYGRLGDKTLEVIQKNQELEKEHEALQALNEQLEERVKQRTASLEQANRKLMASNEELKQLNERFESTQNQLLQSEKMASIGQLAAGVAHEINNPVGFVNSNMGTLGKYITSMFRVIDAYAAAESGNDGSALEAVARVKQEVDFPYLVEDIPNLLQESQDGLARVKRIVQDLKDFSHVDESNWQHANIEHGIDSTLNVVNNELKYKAEVVKEYAGLPDVECMPSQLNQVFMNLLVNAAHAIDKQGTITVRTGIKGDDEIWVEVQDTGKGIAPEHINRIFDPFFTTKPVGQGTGLGLSLSYGIVQKHHGRIEVKSEVGKGSTFRVCLPVRQAPVEEA; from the coding sequence ATGATGCTTGCTGCGGCAGCGGAAAAGTTCGAGACATTCGTCTGGGATGACAAATTCAATACCGGCGTGGAAACGGTGGATGAACAGCACCATAAGCTGGTCGACCTGATCAATCAACTGGGGGCAATCAGCACACATCAATCCGGTACTAACGAGCTGGATGATATCCTGAACGAGCTGGCGAGCTACACAGCGTACCACTTCAGCGTCGAGGAGAAGCTGATGAAGCAGTCTGGCGTGGACGCCGCCCATCAGGATGCGCATCTCAAGGCACATCAGCATTTCACTGCCCAGGTATTGCTTGCGGCGAAGATATTGATGGATGGTGCAGATGTTTCCAGCCAAATGGTTCCCTCTTTGCTGAAATATCTCACCAACTGGCTGGTCCAGCATATTCTCGGTGCAGACAAGCGCATGACGCAGGAGGTGCTGGCATTGCAGGCTGGCGCCAGCCACGAGGAAGCAACCCGCAAGGCGACGGATTTCATGACCCAAGCATCGAACGTACTGCTGGAGGCACTGAACGAGATGTATGGCAGGCTGGGCGACAAGACGCTGGAAGTGATTCAGAAGAACCAGGAGCTGGAAAAGGAACATGAAGCCTTGCAAGCGCTGAACGAACAGCTGGAAGAGCGTGTGAAACAGCGCACTGCATCTCTGGAACAGGCCAACCGCAAATTGATGGCCAGCAACGAGGAACTGAAGCAGCTGAACGAAAGATTCGAATCGACCCAGAACCAGTTGCTGCAATCGGAAAAGATGGCCTCCATCGGTCAGCTGGCGGCTGGGGTGGCACATGAGATCAACAATCCCGTCGGATTCGTCAATTCCAACATGGGCACGCTGGGCAAGTACATCACGAGCATGTTCAGGGTGATCGATGCTTATGCAGCTGCAGAATCCGGAAATGACGGCTCTGCATTAGAAGCGGTTGCCAGGGTCAAGCAGGAAGTGGATTTTCCCTATCTGGTGGAGGACATTCCGAACCTGTTGCAAGAATCGCAGGATGGATTGGCCAGGGTCAAGCGCATCGTGCAGGACCTGAAGGACTTTTCCCATGTCGACGAGTCAAATTGGCAGCATGCGAATATCGAGCATGGCATCGACAGTACCCTCAATGTCGTCAACAATGAGCTCAAGTACAAGGCGGAGGTGGTGAAGGAATATGCCGGACTGCCGGATGTGGAATGCATGCCGTCACAGCTCAACCAGGTGTTCATGAATCTGCTGGTGAACGCGGCCCATGCGATAGACAAGCAAGGCACCATCACCGTTCGCACCGGCATCAAAGGTGATGACGAGATTTGGGTGGAAGTGCAGGACACCGGTAAAGGCATCGCGCCTGAACATATCAACCGTATCTTCGATCCTTTCTTCACGACCAAGCCGGTAGGCCAGGGCACCGGTCTGGGGTTGTCGCTGTCATATGGGATCGTCCAGAAACACCATGGGCGCATTGAAGTGAAAAGCGAGGTGGGCAAGGGGAGCACCTTCAGGGTATGTCTGCCGGTACGCCAGGCTCCTGTGGAAGAAGCTTGA
- the acnA gene encoding aconitate hydratase AcnA, with protein sequence MSHNLFNTRQSFKLASGKQASLYSLPALEAAGIGKISRLPVSIRIVLESVLRNCDGRKVTEQHVRELSNWKPNAPRSEEIPFIVARIVLQDFTGVPLLADLAAMRDAAAKMGKDPKVIEPLVPVNLVVDHSVQIDSYNNPNALKINMEMEFERNTERYRFMKWGMQAFDTFKVVPPGIGIVHQVNLEYLARGVLQKDGVTYPDTLVGTDSHTTMINGIGVVGWGVGGIEAEAGMLGQPVYFLTPDVVGVHLKGKLREGVTATDLVLTVTELMRKHKVVGKFVEFFGEGTAALTLPDRATIANMAPEYGATMGFFPVDDVTVQFMKNTGRTADEVDAFESYFKAQGLFGIPKAGSIDYSSVVELDLDSIVPSLAGPKRPQDRIALPKMKETFDTLFSKPIAENGFNQPADKLNTRYATGKDNLKIGNGDVLIAAITSCTNTSNPGVLLAAGLLAKKAVAKGLKVAPHIKTSLAPGSRVVTEYLTNAGLLQSLEQLGFSVAAYGCTTCIGNAGPLREDIDKTITDNNLVCAAVLSGNRNFEARIHPNLKANFLASPPLVVAYAIAGKMNINLDTEPLGVGRDGQPVYLKDIWPNSAEVQTVMKYAADPAVYQRLYSDLTKDLPLWNAIPAPTGNQYQWDDSTYIARPPFFDAAVPKIGDIKGAKALAQFGDSVTTDHISPAGSFKPSTPAGKYLQGHKVEVKDFNSYGSRRGNHEVMMRGTFANVRIKNLMLPPNADGSRIEGGYTLYKGEQMAIYDAAMKYIADGTATVIFAGEEYGTGSSRDWAAKGTQLLGVKAVIAKSYERIHRSNLVGMGVLPLQFKGNDSLASLNLSGNETFDLTGISDNLKPQQDVTLTITRKDGSKQNVALLLRIDTPIEVDYYRNGGILPYVLKELAGG encoded by the coding sequence ATGTCGCACAACCTGTTCAACACCCGTCAATCGTTCAAACTTGCCAGCGGCAAACAAGCCTCGCTGTATTCGCTGCCGGCACTGGAAGCCGCAGGCATCGGCAAGATATCGCGCCTGCCCGTCTCCATCCGCATCGTGCTGGAGTCTGTGCTGCGCAACTGCGACGGCAGGAAGGTGACCGAACAGCATGTACGCGAACTGTCCAACTGGAAGCCGAACGCACCACGCAGCGAAGAGATCCCCTTCATCGTGGCGCGTATCGTGCTACAAGATTTCACCGGCGTGCCGCTGCTGGCCGACCTTGCTGCCATGCGCGATGCCGCGGCAAAGATGGGCAAGGACCCGAAGGTCATCGAGCCGCTGGTGCCGGTGAATCTGGTGGTGGACCACTCGGTACAGATCGACAGCTACAACAATCCGAACGCGCTCAAGATCAACATGGAGATGGAATTCGAGCGCAACACCGAACGCTACCGTTTCATGAAATGGGGCATGCAGGCATTCGACACCTTCAAGGTGGTGCCACCCGGCATCGGCATCGTGCACCAGGTGAACCTGGAATACCTGGCGCGCGGCGTACTGCAGAAAGACGGCGTGACCTATCCCGACACGCTGGTCGGCACCGATTCGCACACCACCATGATCAACGGCATCGGCGTGGTCGGCTGGGGCGTGGGCGGCATCGAGGCGGAAGCCGGCATGCTCGGCCAGCCCGTGTACTTCCTGACCCCCGATGTGGTCGGTGTGCACCTGAAGGGCAAGCTGCGCGAAGGCGTGACCGCCACTGACCTGGTGCTGACCGTCACCGAATTGATGCGCAAGCACAAGGTGGTCGGCAAGTTCGTTGAGTTCTTCGGCGAAGGCACTGCCGCGTTGACCCTGCCCGACCGCGCCACCATCGCCAACATGGCGCCGGAATACGGCGCGACCATGGGCTTCTTCCCGGTCGACGACGTGACCGTGCAGTTCATGAAGAACACCGGTCGCACCGCCGACGAAGTGGATGCCTTCGAATCCTACTTCAAGGCGCAGGGCCTGTTCGGCATCCCCAAAGCGGGCAGCATCGACTACAGCAGCGTGGTGGAACTCGACCTCGACAGCATCGTGCCCTCGCTGGCCGGACCAAAACGTCCGCAAGACCGCATCGCACTGCCGAAAATGAAGGAGACCTTCGACACGCTGTTCAGCAAGCCCATCGCCGAGAACGGCTTCAACCAGCCTGCCGACAAACTCAACACTCGCTATGCGACCGGCAAGGACAATCTCAAGATCGGCAACGGCGACGTGCTGATCGCCGCGATCACTTCCTGCACCAACACCTCCAACCCCGGCGTGTTGCTGGCCGCCGGCCTGCTGGCGAAGAAGGCCGTAGCGAAAGGCTTGAAGGTCGCGCCGCACATCAAGACCTCGCTCGCGCCCGGATCGCGCGTGGTGACCGAGTACCTGACCAACGCCGGTCTGCTGCAATCGCTGGAACAACTGGGCTTCAGCGTCGCCGCCTACGGCTGTACCACCTGTATCGGCAACGCCGGCCCGCTACGTGAGGACATCGACAAGACCATCACCGACAACAATCTGGTGTGCGCTGCCGTGCTCTCCGGCAACCGCAACTTCGAAGCGCGCATCCACCCGAACCTGAAGGCCAACTTCCTTGCCAGCCCGCCGCTGGTGGTCGCCTACGCCATCGCCGGCAAGATGAACATCAACCTCGACACCGAGCCGCTCGGAGTAGGCCGCGACGGCCAACCGGTCTACCTGAAGGACATCTGGCCGAACAGCGCCGAAGTGCAGACCGTGATGAAGTACGCGGCCGACCCGGCGGTGTACCAGCGCCTGTACAGCGACCTGACCAAGGATCTGCCGCTGTGGAACGCCATCCCCGCCCCTACCGGCAATCAGTACCAGTGGGACGACTCCACCTACATCGCACGTCCGCCATTCTTCGATGCCGCCGTTCCAAAGATCGGCGATATCAAGGGCGCGAAGGCGCTGGCGCAGTTCGGCGATTCCGTCACCACGGACCACATCAGCCCGGCAGGCAGCTTCAAGCCCTCCACTCCCGCAGGGAAATATCTGCAAGGCCACAAGGTCGAGGTGAAAGATTTCAACAGCTACGGCTCGCGCCGCGGCAACCACGAAGTGATGATGCGCGGCACCTTCGCCAACGTGCGCATCAAGAACCTGATGCTGCCGCCGAACGCAGACGGCAGCCGTATCGAAGGCGGCTACACCCTGTACAAGGGCGAACAGATGGCGATCTACGACGCCGCGATGAAATATATCGCCGATGGCACCGCAACCGTGATCTTTGCCGGTGAAGAATACGGCACCGGTTCCAGTCGCGACTGGGCCGCGAAAGGCACACAGTTGCTGGGTGTGAAGGCCGTCATCGCCAAGAGTTACGAGCGCATCCACCGCAGCAACCTGGTCGGCATGGGCGTGCTGCCCTTGCAGTTCAAGGGCAATGACTCGCTCGCCAGCCTGAACCTGTCGGGCAACGAGACTTTCGATCTGACCGGCATCAGCGACAATCTGAAGCCGCAACAGGATGTGACGCTCACCATCACGCGCAAGGACGGCAGCAAGCAGAACGTCGCGCTCCTCCTCCGTATAGACACACCGATCGAAGTGGACTACTACCGCAACGGCGGCATCCTGCCGTATGTGCTGAAAGAATTGGCAGGCGGATAA